The following proteins come from a genomic window of Nicotiana tomentosiformis chromosome 12, ASM39032v3, whole genome shotgun sequence:
- the LOC104110958 gene encoding uncharacterized protein has product MGKLICDSTTSSPVIPWRDPTSTPSSLDLVDQSSPATTTASAVAVAIADSSSWENVSALEEQQRKHLMKIQAKGVLWKHPKDQNASVVFRLSHGGEVEADGNCLFTACGKSMGMTTVSYARDLRRRTVRRFLEDLGSVSEEEKEVIESAIKHMYSPDLKSGWGIHVVQELKLLAKKEDREALDSAISELVQLGMQRELAAESIYNERCIAVDDGPSWAKYMSVCGSPDDEYDIITLQYTEEGLLTVDENRDGRAAAFGDDIAIECLATEFKREIFVVQAHGSDAMVDDENCVFFLPHRPRSEICEPPFFLFMKGTGWCGAGADHYEPLIASPSPYVLQEKVALVL; this is encoded by the exons ATGGGGAAACTCATCTGCGACTCAACAACGTCGTCGCCGGTTATTCCATGGCGGGATCCTACCTCAACTCCGTCATCCCTCGATCTCGTTGACCAGTCATCTCCGGCGACAACCACCGCCTCCGCCGTCGCAGTCGCCATAGCTGACTCCTCCTCGTGGGAAAATGTTTCAGCTTTAGaggagcagcagaggaagcatttGATGAAGATTCAAGCCAAGGGAGTGCTGTGGAAGCATCCTAAAGATCAGAACGCTTCGGTGGTTTTCCGGCTGAGCCACGGCGGAGAAGTCGAGGCAGACGGGAACTGTCTTTTTACGGCTTGTGGTAAATCTATGGGGATGACGACGGTGTCGTACGCCAGAGATCTGAGACGGCGGACGGTGCGGAGGTTCTTGGAAGATCTTGGATCGGTTAGCGAGGAGGAGAAAGAAGTGATTGAATCGGCGATTAAGCACATGTATTCTCCCGATCTGAAATCTGGGTGGGGTATTCATGTAGTTCAAGAGTTGAAGCTGTTAGCTAAGAAGGAAGATCGAGAGGCTCTCGACTCGGCCATATCTGAGCTTGTTCAGCTCGGCATGCAGCg AGAATTGGCTGCTGAGTCTATATACAATGAGAGGTGCATAGCTGTGGATGATGGCCCAAGTTGGGCCAAGTACATGTCGGTCTGTGGTTCCCCTGATGATGAATATGATATCATCACTTTGCAGTATACTGAGGAGGGCTTACTAACTGTAGATGAGAACAGGGATGGTCGTGCAGCTGCTTTTGGAGATGACATAGCAATTGAATGCCTTGCAACCGAGTTTAAAAGAGAGATCTTTGTG GTGCAAGCTCATGGATCTGATGCAATGGTTGATGATGAAAATTGTGTCTTCTTCCTCCCACATCGTCCAAGATCTGAAATATGTGAACCTCCTTTCTTCCTTTTCATGAAAGGAACAG GTTGGTGTGGTGCTGGGGCCGATCATTATGAGCCTCTTATTGCTTCTCCTTCACCTTATGTTTTGCAGGAGAAGGTAGCGTTGGTACTGTAG